In Spirosoma aureum, a single genomic region encodes these proteins:
- a CDS encoding NAD(P)-dependent oxidoreductase has translation MNDKTIGVIGTGLMGNPIAKHLLNAGYTVLVHNRTKSKADSLMEMGATWFDTPAALAEQSDVVITMIGYPKDVEACYFGADGVFQGIKSGAVTIDMTTTKPSLAVQIAQHAATLGVDSIDAPVSGGEVGAINGTLSIMVGGKKSAVDRVMPVFEAFGKNIIYQGPAGAGQHTKMCNQITIAGTLIGVCEGLIYGRKAGLDLTTMLQSISKGAAGCWSLDVLAPKIVKGDYSPGGTIDNFVKDMGIALEEAETMQLSLPGLALVKQLSLSIQAMGKGSLGNQALYLALEKLSNMDSKAVS, from the coding sequence ATGAACGATAAAACGATTGGCGTAATTGGCACCGGCCTGATGGGGAATCCAATTGCAAAACACCTGCTGAATGCCGGGTACACCGTACTTGTCCATAACCGAACCAAAAGCAAAGCCGATTCGCTCATGGAAATGGGTGCGACCTGGTTCGACACTCCGGCTGCCCTTGCCGAACAGTCTGATGTAGTGATCACCATGATTGGTTACCCGAAAGATGTAGAAGCTTGTTACTTTGGGGCCGACGGTGTGTTTCAGGGTATAAAGTCGGGGGCTGTTACTATTGACATGACAACGACCAAACCCAGTCTGGCCGTCCAGATCGCACAACATGCCGCTACGCTTGGTGTCGATTCCATTGACGCGCCCGTATCGGGTGGCGAGGTAGGCGCGATCAACGGTACGCTGTCAATTATGGTTGGTGGCAAAAAAAGCGCTGTTGATCGGGTAATGCCGGTTTTTGAGGCATTTGGCAAAAATATAATCTATCAGGGCCCGGCCGGAGCGGGTCAACATACGAAAATGTGCAACCAGATCACGATTGCCGGAACGCTGATCGGCGTGTGCGAAGGGCTGATCTACGGCCGTAAAGCAGGACTTGATTTAACGACCATGCTTCAATCGATCAGCAAAGGGGCCGCAGGTTGCTGGAGTCTGGATGTGCTGGCTCCTAAAATCGTAAAAGGCGATTATTCGCCGGGCGGCACGATCGATAATTTTGTCAAGGATATGGGCATTGCCCTCGAAGAAGCCGAAACCATGCAGTTGTCTTTACCGGGACTGGCGTTAGTCAAACAACTGTCTTTATCCATCCAGGCAATGGGCAAAGGTTCGCTGGGGAATCAGGCGCTGTATCTTGCCCTTGAAAAACTGTCAAATATGGATTCCAAAGCCGTTTCATGA
- a CDS encoding glycerate kinase, producing the protein MKNTRVLIAPNAFKHSLNAMDVALAIQEGLQKSRLDCVCECFPVGDGGDGTGELMIKKHNGSIVSAEVNDPFNRKITSSFGLVNDGETAIIEMANASGLHLVKPEELDPLRATSFGTGELIKLALDKGVTKIVLAIGGSATVDGGTGILRALGIRFLNAAGQELTAPESLTELASIDVSGLDQRILACEVSILCDVDNTLVGDHGSAAVFGPQKGATPDGVKKLDTSLRKFAEVALAQTGIDMTLIKHGGAAGGVSAGLYTFFNARLVNGIDFFLDFTGFTEAVAKADVVITGEGSIDEQTLHGKGPFGVAFQAKRKNLPVIGLAGKIPLEQNEKLNQYFDVLLAIGNGPTDITTALKYTKENLIRTAWQVGNLLAN; encoded by the coding sequence ATGAAAAACACGCGTGTCCTCATTGCCCCGAATGCGTTTAAACACAGCCTCAATGCTATGGATGTAGCCCTGGCCATTCAGGAAGGATTACAGAAAAGCCGTCTCGACTGTGTATGTGAGTGTTTTCCGGTGGGCGACGGCGGTGATGGAACGGGCGAATTGATGATAAAAAAACACAACGGTTCAATTGTTTCGGCAGAAGTCAATGACCCGTTCAACCGAAAGATCACATCGTCATTCGGCTTAGTCAATGATGGCGAGACAGCTATTATTGAAATGGCCAATGCATCAGGGCTTCACCTGGTCAAACCCGAAGAATTAGATCCACTACGGGCTACGTCGTTCGGAACGGGTGAACTGATCAAACTGGCGCTCGACAAAGGCGTCACGAAGATTGTACTGGCTATTGGTGGTTCGGCTACGGTTGATGGTGGCACTGGCATTTTACGGGCACTCGGCATTCGTTTTCTGAATGCAGCCGGGCAGGAACTAACAGCGCCCGAAAGCCTCACCGAACTGGCCAGCATCGATGTTTCCGGGCTCGATCAGCGGATTTTAGCCTGTGAGGTCAGTATTCTGTGCGATGTCGACAACACGTTAGTTGGCGATCACGGTTCTGCTGCCGTTTTCGGCCCGCAAAAAGGAGCTACCCCCGATGGCGTAAAAAAACTGGATACCAGTCTGCGGAAGTTTGCCGAGGTGGCCCTGGCTCAGACCGGAATTGATATGACACTCATCAAACACGGTGGTGCAGCCGGAGGTGTGTCTGCGGGACTTTACACATTTTTCAATGCCAGACTCGTCAATGGCATCGATTTCTTCCTCGACTTTACCGGTTTCACCGAAGCCGTGGCTAAAGCCGACGTTGTCATTACCGGCGAAGGCAGCATCGACGAACAGACCCTGCATGGTAAAGGGCCGTTTGGTGTTGCTTTCCAGGCGAAACGGAAAAATTTACCCGTAATTGGCCTTGCCGGAAAAATTCCGCTTGAACAAAACGAGAAGCTAAATCAGTATTTCGATGTATTACTGGCCATTGGAAACGGGCCTACAGACATCACGACAGCACTTAAATACACGAAAGAGAACCTGATCCGTACAGCCTGGCAGGTTGGCAATCTGCTTGCTAACTAA
- a CDS encoding DUF1684 domain-containing protein: protein MKKQMNWLLLLPLLLLAFTIDSSYEEEIKLWHAKRVEDLKKEEGWLNLAGLFWLNEGENTFGGSDKNIIVFPADHSDAQLGKIILKKGKVTLETTPGSQIFEGDKPVTSLDIFPYTGKPIVLKHKSLRWFVIQRGDKYAIRLRDLESPYLKEFKGIDTYPISTDWRVKAKFVPTPGKKIAITDITGRVSDQESPGRLLFTVNGKEYSLDATGTTSRLHFVFADQTNKHDTYGGGRFLDAPGPDADGYTYLDFNKATNPPCAFTPYATCPTPPKENKLTVAIAAGEKRYGDH, encoded by the coding sequence ATGAAAAAACAAATGAACTGGCTGTTGCTGTTACCGCTGTTATTGCTGGCGTTCACCATCGACTCTTCGTATGAAGAGGAAATCAAACTGTGGCACGCAAAACGGGTAGAAGACCTCAAAAAAGAAGAAGGATGGCTTAATCTGGCAGGGTTATTCTGGCTCAACGAAGGTGAAAATACTTTTGGGGGTAGTGATAAAAATATCATTGTGTTCCCGGCCGATCACAGTGATGCACAGTTAGGTAAAATCATCCTGAAAAAGGGGAAAGTCACCCTTGAAACGACACCCGGATCTCAGATTTTTGAGGGCGATAAGCCTGTCACCAGTCTCGATATTTTTCCTTACACGGGCAAACCCATTGTGCTGAAACACAAGTCCCTGCGCTGGTTCGTCATTCAGCGGGGCGACAAATACGCCATTCGTTTGCGCGACCTGGAAAGCCCGTATCTGAAAGAGTTTAAGGGAATCGACACCTATCCAATCAGTACAGACTGGCGGGTAAAAGCGAAATTCGTGCCTACGCCTGGGAAGAAAATTGCCATTACCGACATTACAGGCCGGGTAAGTGATCAGGAGTCGCCGGGGAGGTTACTGTTTACGGTAAACGGCAAAGAATATAGTCTGGATGCTACCGGAACAACCAGCCGATTGCATTTCGTTTTCGCCGATCAGACCAATAAACATGACACGTATGGCGGTGGCCGATTCCTGGATGCGCCTGGCCCGGATGCTGACGGTTACACCTATCTGGATTTTAATAAAGCCACGAATCCGCCCTGTGCCTTCACGCCCTATGCAACCTGCCCAACACCGCCGAAGGAAAACAAACTGACCGTAGCGATTGCCGCCGGTGAAAAACGCTACGGCGATCACTGA
- a CDS encoding tetratricopeptide repeat protein, whose translation MILRILVGCLIVFSAMGQRVRQPEHQHDVHDGDSHDLGHSHLAHIQDYRKETVYVHNLPAPEQITGIGAVEFRITTSSKQAQTFFNQGVALLHCFWDFEAYRAFKEAIRYDSTAIMPYWGLYSAIGAIEGNDFNADKKLAIRKLKALKESASEREKLYAEGILLRDADSENGKQGYQKKLEVIVHKYPADVDAKLFLALSKMGGYDTEMNPREGQMYAEYLLRDLLKTYPNNAAVHHYWIHLMENCCPEQAVQSAELLPKLAPASGHMVHMPGHIYYKIGDYKKAYDAFTASLAVDSAYMKKQHIPEVDAWNYIHNINYLLSNCAEDGRYATALQYAEKLQKMPATKERKRKYEGRFFYQGVIAPAKMELCFGFYKKAADRLAAIKLDKDSLYTTKAIAYKDGLYYFASGMDAVKNNRIEDAKRFADALDASLWRNANQQTPDDVITIRRLNDLNVASLELQGVIKSAENKYSDAIALLEKAKKKEDDLGYSEPPSYARPVLISLAETHLKANQYDKAIAAYTQLLERHPNSANAYWGLYRVYKQKGDAAKTKEYATHLHATAQFGDKTLFPL comes from the coding sequence ATGATACTACGCATTTTAGTCGGTTGTCTGATTGTATTTAGCGCGATGGGACAGCGCGTCCGTCAGCCTGAACATCAGCACGATGTGCATGATGGCGATAGCCACGATCTCGGTCATAGCCATCTGGCTCACATTCAGGATTACCGAAAAGAAACGGTTTATGTACACAATCTTCCCGCCCCTGAACAGATCACCGGCATTGGAGCTGTTGAGTTCAGGATCACAACGTCGTCGAAACAGGCCCAGACCTTTTTTAATCAGGGTGTGGCCTTGCTGCATTGCTTCTGGGATTTTGAGGCCTATCGTGCCTTTAAAGAAGCCATTCGGTACGATTCAACGGCTATTATGCCCTACTGGGGCTTATACAGTGCGATCGGAGCCATTGAAGGAAATGATTTTAATGCGGATAAAAAGCTGGCGATCCGGAAACTGAAAGCACTGAAAGAATCGGCTTCGGAGCGCGAGAAACTCTATGCCGAAGGGATTCTGTTACGCGATGCCGATAGTGAGAACGGCAAGCAGGGATACCAGAAAAAACTGGAGGTAATTGTGCATAAATACCCTGCTGATGTGGATGCCAAGTTGTTTCTGGCCCTAAGTAAAATGGGTGGCTATGATACCGAGATGAATCCGCGTGAGGGCCAGATGTATGCGGAGTATTTGCTACGCGATCTGCTCAAAACCTATCCGAACAATGCTGCCGTGCATCATTACTGGATTCACCTGATGGAAAACTGCTGCCCCGAACAGGCAGTCCAAAGTGCTGAATTACTGCCCAAACTGGCCCCCGCTTCAGGACATATGGTGCACATGCCCGGCCATATCTACTACAAAATCGGCGACTATAAAAAGGCGTATGATGCCTTCACGGCTTCGCTGGCGGTTGATTCGGCCTACATGAAAAAGCAGCATATTCCGGAGGTCGATGCCTGGAATTATATCCACAATATCAACTACCTGCTCTCGAATTGCGCCGAAGACGGGCGCTATGCAACGGCCTTACAGTATGCCGAGAAACTGCAGAAAATGCCCGCAACCAAAGAGCGGAAACGCAAATATGAAGGCCGCTTTTTCTATCAGGGCGTGATTGCTCCGGCAAAAATGGAATTGTGTTTTGGCTTTTATAAAAAGGCTGCCGACCGCCTGGCCGCCATTAAACTCGACAAAGACAGCCTGTACACGACCAAAGCCATCGCCTACAAAGACGGGCTTTACTACTTCGCTTCGGGTATGGATGCGGTTAAAAACAATCGGATTGAGGATGCTAAACGATTTGCCGATGCGCTGGATGCGTCGCTCTGGCGAAATGCCAATCAGCAAACACCCGACGATGTGATCACGATCCGACGCCTGAACGATCTAAACGTAGCCTCACTGGAGTTGCAGGGCGTTATTAAAAGCGCCGAAAATAAGTACAGTGATGCTATTGCATTACTAGAAAAAGCGAAGAAAAAAGAAGATGATCTGGGCTATAGCGAACCCCCATCCTACGCGCGTCCCGTGCTGATCAGTCTGGCTGAGACGCATCTGAAAGCCAATCAATACGATAAAGCGATCGCGGCCTATACCCAGTTACTGGAACGACATCCGAATTCGGCGAATGCATATTGGGGGCTTTATAGGGTCTACAAGCAGAAAGGGGATGCGGCAAAAACAAAGGAGTACGCTACCCACCTGCACGCTACGGCTCAGTTTGGCGACAAAACCTTATTCCCTTTATAA
- a CDS encoding RagB/SusD family nutrient uptake outer membrane protein, translated as MKTYNFSKAIGRSGRYISLGLLLTVSACNETELLNPAPVTSISGANAFDTPDRILGLVNGIYKALKNANFYGGNYYTYQEARGEEFINRTSNTFTAYEAWNQTLNSGSNFVAGFWAAAYATINNANILIKGLTDNPNKVSATLTKQYIAEAKLTRALSYFSLVTLYARPFNENKGASPGLPLRLQAETTTANNDLKRSSVAEVYTQILKDLDEAEADLPLTYSTALLNTTRAHRNTAIALKTRVYLNSGNWAKVIEEAKKIVSVSAPYSAATGVNHKLQTITEIFTTNYTSTESILSVPMTELDNVTGQSSFPYVFNANSEYNLNPSGIWGDTEWKSTDARRTFARTASGVQFLTKYNKPSPFLDYLPIIRYSEVLLNYAEAAARTGDLATATNLLKAVRNRSDASYTFPATAVGAQSSLIGTILKERRIELLGEGFRSNDLLRNLLPLPAKSSSSNSAPAVEPSQSNYTFPLPNTEITTNKLLLS; from the coding sequence ATGAAAACATATAATTTCAGTAAAGCCATCGGCCGTTCAGGCCGCTACATTAGCCTTGGTCTGTTGCTAACCGTCTCGGCCTGTAATGAAACCGAGTTGTTGAATCCGGCACCCGTAACCTCAATTAGTGGCGCTAATGCGTTTGACACGCCCGACCGGATTCTGGGTCTGGTCAACGGCATTTACAAAGCGCTGAAAAACGCGAATTTTTACGGCGGGAATTATTACACCTATCAGGAAGCTCGCGGTGAAGAGTTCATCAACCGGACGAGCAATACATTTACGGCTTACGAAGCCTGGAATCAGACCCTGAATTCGGGCTCCAACTTCGTGGCGGGTTTCTGGGCGGCAGCTTATGCGACCATTAACAACGCCAATATTCTGATTAAAGGGCTGACCGACAATCCGAACAAAGTAAGTGCAACCCTCACGAAGCAATACATTGCTGAGGCAAAATTGACGCGGGCGCTTAGCTATTTCAGCCTCGTTACGCTTTATGCACGTCCGTTCAACGAAAACAAAGGAGCATCGCCCGGTTTGCCACTTCGTTTGCAGGCCGAAACAACGACCGCCAACAACGACCTGAAACGTAGTTCGGTCGCTGAGGTGTACACCCAGATTCTGAAGGATCTGGATGAAGCCGAAGCCGACCTTCCGCTCACCTATTCAACGGCGCTGCTCAACACGACCAGGGCGCACCGCAACACGGCCATTGCGCTAAAAACGCGCGTTTACCTGAACAGTGGCAACTGGGCAAAAGTGATTGAGGAAGCGAAGAAGATCGTGTCGGTCAGTGCCCCCTATTCGGCGGCTACGGGCGTGAATCACAAGCTACAAACGATCACCGAAATTTTTACGACCAATTACACCAGCACTGAGTCGATTCTGTCCGTTCCGATGACCGAACTCGACAACGTGACAGGTCAGTCGTCGTTTCCGTATGTCTTTAATGCGAATTCGGAGTACAACCTGAATCCGAGTGGCATTTGGGGCGACACCGAATGGAAATCGACCGACGCGAGACGGACGTTTGCACGTACCGCATCCGGCGTTCAGTTTCTGACAAAATACAACAAACCGTCTCCGTTTCTGGATTATCTGCCCATTATCCGGTATTCGGAAGTGCTACTGAACTACGCCGAAGCGGCTGCCCGCACGGGCGATCTGGCAACAGCTACCAATTTGCTCAAAGCTGTTCGAAACCGTTCGGATGCCAGCTACACGTTCCCGGCGACTGCCGTAGGAGCCCAGTCGTCGCTGATTGGCACGATACTGAAAGAACGACGCATCGAGCTGCTGGGTGAAGGTTTTCGCTCCAATGATTTACTCCGAAACCTGTTGCCATTACCGGCCAAGTCGAGTAGTTCGAACAGCGCTCCGGCGGTCGAGCCTTCGCAAAGCAATTACACCTTTCCGCTTCCCAACACCGAGATCACAACGAATAAGTTGCTGTTGAGCTAA